A part of Streptomyces sp. NBC_01497 genomic DNA contains:
- a CDS encoding phosphopentomutase has protein sequence MSRTVIVVLDGFGVGAMPDAGALRPGDITADTCGHVLDGCHELMGRPLRLPGLGALGLGVVHPHRDMAPATPLPVSVGRAALGYPGADTFAGHQTMMGADFSRVTVARLGDHLPEVTGALKAAGHTVSLLGGRPLLIVDDAVLVHDNLEADPGINWNASARLEDLPFEGVLAIARTVRTVAPVARVIAVGGHADGPLAGFVRDGDGGTIGLDTPATGFYRNGGLEVRHLGADIDHTRQLPDLAARSGVPVTLIGKAADVLACEAAERRPAVATAEVVAHTLDAVRGAGADALVVANVQETDLAGHQQDTERYGRVLEEADAGLFELIGLLDTPGDLLIVTGDHGNDPTIGHAYHTREFVPVLIHRPGAGGTEIRPDAPTLADVGAIAAASLGLDTRTLANGSATR, from the coding sequence ATGAGCAGGACCGTCATCGTCGTCCTCGACGGATTCGGCGTCGGCGCCATGCCCGACGCCGGCGCCCTGCGGCCCGGCGACATCACCGCCGACACCTGCGGGCACGTCCTGGACGGGTGCCACGAGCTGATGGGGCGCCCGCTGCGGCTGCCCGGCCTCGGGGCACTCGGTCTGGGCGTCGTCCATCCGCACCGGGACATGGCGCCCGCGACGCCGCTGCCGGTATCGGTGGGCAGGGCGGCCCTCGGGTATCCGGGCGCGGACACGTTCGCGGGCCATCAGACCATGATGGGCGCGGACTTCAGCCGCGTCACGGTGGCCCGGCTCGGTGACCACCTGCCCGAGGTGACAGGCGCCCTGAAGGCGGCAGGGCACACGGTGTCGCTGCTCGGCGGCAGGCCGCTGCTGATCGTCGACGACGCCGTACTGGTCCACGACAACCTGGAGGCCGACCCCGGCATCAACTGGAACGCGTCGGCCCGCCTGGAGGACCTGCCCTTCGAGGGTGTCCTCGCGATCGCCCGTACGGTACGCACGGTCGCGCCGGTCGCCCGCGTGATCGCGGTCGGTGGGCACGCGGACGGCCCGCTGGCCGGGTTCGTACGTGACGGCGACGGCGGCACGATCGGTCTGGACACACCTGCCACCGGCTTCTACCGCAACGGCGGCCTGGAAGTGCGGCATCTGGGCGCGGACATCGACCACACCCGGCAGTTGCCGGACCTCGCGGCGCGCTCCGGCGTCCCCGTGACCCTGATCGGCAAGGCCGCCGACGTCCTCGCCTGCGAGGCGGCGGAGCGGCGCCCCGCCGTCGCGACGGCCGAGGTCGTCGCCCACACCCTGGACGCCGTGCGGGGCGCGGGCGCGGATGCCCTCGTGGTGGCCAATGTCCAGGAGACGGACCTCGCGGGGCACCAGCAGGACACCGAGCGGTACGGGCGGGTGCTGGAGGAGGCGGACGCCGGCCTGTTCGAGCTGATCGGTCTGCTGGACACCCCGGGCGACCTGCTGATCGTCACCGGCGACCATGGCAACGACCCCACCATCGGGCACGCGTACCACACCCGGGAGTTCGTTCCCGTGCTGATCCATCGGCCCGGGGCGGGCGGCACGGAGATACGGCCGGACGCCCCGACCCTCGCCGACGTCGGCGCCATCGCCGCGGCTTCCCTCGGCCTGGACACCCGGACACTGGCGAACGGCTCGGCCACCCGCTGA
- the ffh gene encoding signal recognition particle protein, producing the protein MFDTLSDRLAATFKSLRGKGRLSPEDIDATAREIRIALLEADVALPVVRAFISQIKERAAGEEVSRALNPAQQVVKIVNEELVGILGGETRRLRFAKQAPTVIMLAGLQGAGKTTLAGKLGLWLQKQGHSPLLVAADLQRPNAVTQLSVVAGRAGVAVYAPEPGNGVGDPVKVAKDSITYARDKVHDVVIVDTAGRLGIDQELMRQAADIRDAVSPDEVLYVVDAMIGQDAVNTAEAFRDGVGFDGVVLSKLDGDARGGAALSIAHVTGKQIMFASNGEKLDEFDAFHPDRMASRILDMGDLLSLIEKAEQTFSQDEAEKMAAKLAKGPKEFTLDDFLSQMEQVRKMGSLSKLLGMLPGMGQMKEQINNLDERDVDRTAAIIKSMTPGERAEPTIINGSRRARIARGSGVEVGAVKNLVERFFEARKMMSRMAQGGGMPGMPGMPGMGGGPGRQKKKQKSAKGKQRSGNPMKRKADEQAALARREQAALDGTATQEPEPSKPFELPDEFKKFMG; encoded by the coding sequence GTGTTCGACACTCTCTCCGACCGCCTCGCAGCCACCTTCAAGAGCCTCCGGGGCAAAGGGCGCCTCAGCCCGGAGGACATCGACGCCACGGCACGCGAGATCCGTATCGCCCTGCTCGAAGCCGACGTGGCGCTGCCCGTCGTCCGGGCCTTCATCAGCCAGATCAAAGAGCGGGCCGCGGGTGAGGAGGTCTCCCGCGCGCTGAACCCGGCGCAGCAGGTCGTCAAGATCGTCAACGAGGAACTCGTCGGCATCCTCGGCGGCGAGACCCGGCGCCTGCGCTTCGCGAAGCAGGCACCGACCGTGATCATGCTGGCGGGCCTCCAGGGCGCGGGCAAGACCACCCTGGCGGGCAAGCTCGGTCTGTGGCTGCAGAAGCAGGGTCACTCGCCGCTGCTCGTGGCGGCCGACCTCCAACGGCCCAACGCGGTCACCCAGCTGTCCGTCGTGGCCGGCCGCGCCGGCGTCGCCGTCTACGCCCCGGAGCCGGGCAACGGTGTGGGCGACCCGGTCAAGGTCGCCAAGGACTCGATCACGTACGCGCGGGACAAGGTCCACGACGTGGTGATCGTGGACACGGCCGGCCGCCTGGGCATCGACCAGGAGCTGATGCGGCAGGCCGCGGACATCCGCGACGCCGTCTCGCCCGACGAGGTCCTCTACGTCGTCGACGCGATGATCGGCCAGGACGCGGTCAACACCGCGGAGGCGTTCCGCGACGGCGTCGGTTTCGACGGTGTCGTGCTCTCCAAGCTCGACGGTGACGCGCGCGGTGGTGCCGCGCTGTCCATCGCGCATGTGACCGGCAAGCAGATCATGTTCGCCTCCAACGGCGAGAAGCTGGACGAGTTCGACGCGTTCCACCCGGACCGCATGGCCTCCCGCATCCTCGACATGGGTGACCTGCTCAGCCTCATCGAGAAGGCCGAACAGACCTTCAGCCAGGACGAGGCCGAGAAGATGGCCGCGAAACTGGCGAAGGGCCCGAAGGAGTTCACGCTCGACGACTTCCTGTCCCAGATGGAGCAGGTCAGGAAGATGGGCTCGCTGTCCAAGCTGCTCGGGATGCTGCCGGGCATGGGGCAGATGAAGGAGCAGATCAACAACCTCGACGAGCGGGACGTCGACCGCACGGCCGCGATCATCAAGTCGATGACGCCGGGCGAGCGCGCCGAGCCCACGATCATCAACGGTTCGCGCCGCGCCCGTATCGCCCGTGGTTCCGGTGTCGAGGTCGGCGCGGTGAAGAACCTGGTGGAGCGGTTCTTCGAAGCCCGGAAGATGATGTCGCGGATGGCGCAGGGCGGCGGCATGCCGGGGATGCCCGGCATGCCGGGCATGGGCGGCGGCCCCGGCAGGCAGAAGAAGAAGCAGAAGTCGGCCAAGGGCAAGCAGCGTTCGGGCAACCCGATGAAGCGCAAGGCCGACGAGCAAGCCGCGCTCGCCCGCAGGGAGCAGGCGGCCCTCGACGGGACGGCGACGCAGGAGCCGGAGCCGAGCAAGCCGTTCGAACTGCCCGATGAGTTCAAGAAGTTCATGGGCTGA
- a CDS encoding acyl-CoA thioesterase, with protein MSVTTADYGFLEPQTVHFDDLDGFGMLHNSHYAVLAERAWVAYWQRREVAFSRDWELLDDGYNVAKELLVGFDLPIGRPGTYGVHAWVERLGRTSLTYGFRVCSEDASLTYAHGHRTVVRLERTTLRPTEWSGRVRELCQDLGRPASSA; from the coding sequence GTGTCCGTGACCACAGCCGACTACGGCTTCCTCGAACCCCAGACCGTCCACTTCGACGATCTCGACGGCTTCGGCATGCTGCACAACAGCCACTACGCCGTGCTCGCGGAGCGCGCCTGGGTCGCGTACTGGCAGCGCCGCGAGGTCGCCTTCTCCCGCGACTGGGAACTGCTGGACGACGGTTACAACGTCGCCAAGGAACTCCTGGTCGGCTTCGACCTGCCGATCGGCAGGCCCGGCACCTACGGCGTGCACGCGTGGGTGGAACGCCTCGGCCGCACCTCCCTCACCTACGGTTTCCGCGTCTGCTCCGAGGACGCGTCCCTCACCTATGCCCACGGCCACCGCACCGTCGTACGGCTTGAGCGCACCACGCTGCGGCCCACCGAGTGGAGCGGGAGGGTGCGCGAACTCTGCCAGGACCTGGGGCGTCCCGCGTCATCCGCCTGA